One Mycolicibacterium crocinum DNA window includes the following coding sequences:
- a CDS encoding adenylate kinase, whose product MRIVLLGPPGAGKGTQAVKLADKLGVPQISTGDLFRHNISTGTELGLEAKKYLDAGDLVPASLTNELVDDRLNDADVAGGFILDGFPRSVEQAEALKQMLAKRDLQLDAVLEFRVPEDELVERLKGRGRADDTEDVIRNRFKVYRDETAPLLDYYSDELKTVDAVGSLDEVFARALHALGR is encoded by the coding sequence GTGAGAATCGTTCTGCTGGGACCGCCGGGCGCGGGCAAAGGAACTCAGGCGGTCAAGCTGGCGGACAAGCTCGGGGTACCGCAGATCTCGACCGGTGACCTGTTCCGGCACAACATCAGCACCGGCACCGAGCTGGGGCTGGAGGCCAAGAAGTACCTCGACGCCGGCGACCTGGTCCCGGCATCGCTGACCAATGAACTGGTCGACGACCGGCTCAACGATGCCGATGTGGCCGGTGGCTTCATCCTCGACGGCTTCCCCCGCTCGGTGGAGCAGGCCGAGGCGCTCAAGCAGATGCTCGCCAAGCGCGACCTGCAGCTCGATGCCGTGCTGGAGTTCCGGGTGCCCGAGGACGAGCTGGTCGAGCGGCTCAAGGGCCGTGGCCGCGCCGACGACACCGAGGACGTGATCCGCAACCGGTTCAAGGTGTACCGGGACGAGACCGCGCCGCTGCTGGACTACTACTCCGACGAGCTCAAGACCGTCGACGCCGTCGGCAGCCTCGACGAGGTGTTCGCCCGGGCGCTGCACGCCCTCGGTCGCTGA
- the map gene encoding type I methionyl aminopeptidase yields MVSLPGLRNRKTVPARTPGELDAMAAAGAVVAAALRAVQAAAAPGVSTKDLDDVAESVIRKANGTPSFLGYHGYPASICSSVNDRVVHGIPTPDEKLAAGDLVSIDCGAIIDGWHGDAAVTFGIGPLIAMDEALSAATKQSMEAGIAAMIPGNRLTDVSHAIETGTRAAEQTYGRRFGIVAGYGGHGIGRAMHMDPFLPNEGEPGRGPMLVAGSVLAIEPMLTLGTTKTRILADEWTVVTADGSRAAHWEHTVAVTDDGPRILTA; encoded by the coding sequence ATGGTTTCCCTGCCCGGGCTGCGTAACCGCAAGACCGTTCCCGCCCGCACGCCGGGTGAATTGGACGCGATGGCGGCTGCGGGCGCCGTGGTGGCCGCGGCCCTGCGCGCTGTTCAGGCCGCGGCCGCACCCGGGGTATCGACGAAGGATCTCGACGACGTCGCCGAGTCGGTGATCCGCAAGGCCAACGGCACACCGTCGTTCCTGGGCTACCACGGTTACCCGGCCAGCATCTGCTCGTCGGTCAATGACCGTGTGGTGCACGGCATTCCGACGCCGGACGAGAAGCTCGCGGCCGGCGACCTGGTGTCGATCGACTGCGGTGCGATCATCGACGGCTGGCACGGGGACGCCGCGGTCACCTTCGGGATCGGCCCGCTGATCGCGATGGACGAAGCGCTGTCGGCCGCGACGAAGCAGTCGATGGAAGCCGGTATCGCGGCGATGATCCCGGGCAATCGGCTCACCGACGTCTCGCACGCCATCGAGACCGGCACTCGCGCCGCCGAACAGACCTACGGGCGGCGGTTCGGCATCGTCGCCGGCTATGGCGGGCATGGGATCGGTCGGGCCATGCACATGGACCCGTTCCTGCCCAACGAGGGCGAGCCCGGCCGCGGACCGATGTTAGTGGCCGGCTCGGTCCTGGCGATCGAACCGATGCTGACGCTGGGCACCACCAAGACCCGGATCCTGGCCGACGAGTGGACCGTCGTCACCGCCGACGGGTCGCGCGCGGCGCACTGGGAACACACCGTCGCGGTCACCGACGACGGCCCGCGCATCCTCACCGCGTAA
- a CDS encoding sigma-70 family RNA polymerase sigma factor, whose amino-acid sequence MDDPEAALVRVLYEEHAAALWRYALRLTGDPARAEDVVQETLLRAWQHPEVAGDAERSARAWLFTVARNMIIDERRSARFRRETDSLNTEGAPEPAGPDEVNTALDRLLIGDALAQLSPDHRAVVRRSYYLGWTTAQIAADLQIAEGTVKSRLHYAVRALRLTLQEMGVTR is encoded by the coding sequence ATGGACGACCCGGAGGCGGCGTTGGTGCGGGTGCTCTACGAGGAGCACGCGGCCGCATTGTGGCGCTACGCGCTGCGGCTCACCGGCGATCCGGCGCGCGCCGAGGACGTGGTCCAGGAGACGCTGCTGCGGGCCTGGCAACACCCCGAGGTGGCCGGCGACGCCGAGCGTTCCGCCCGGGCGTGGTTGTTCACCGTCGCCCGCAACATGATCATCGACGAACGGCGCAGCGCCCGGTTCCGCAGGGAAACCGACTCGCTGAACACCGAGGGGGCGCCGGAGCCCGCCGGACCCGACGAGGTCAACACCGCGCTCGACCGGTTACTCATCGGGGATGCGCTGGCTCAGCTGTCGCCCGATCATCGCGCGGTGGTCCGCCGCTCTTACTATCTTGGCTGGACCACGGCGCAGATCGCGGCCGACCTTCAGATCGCCGAGGGGACGGTCAAGTCGCGGCTGCACTACGCGGTGCGCGCGCTTCGGCTGACGTTGCAGGAGATGGGGGTGACCCGATGA
- a CDS encoding anti-sigma factor family protein — MNDPYETWDAAYVLGSLSSTERREYEAHLSGCVPCRTSVGELSGMPALLAMLSPDEVTAIDTGGIEPPPLRPQLLDGVLFEVRRRRRRGRWVTWSVAAAAAAVLAVGILVAIKPAPFGTPTPAPQVSAATVSMTPVMPSSFEATLQVTPMGWGTHIEMTCTYREELGAGAHEDADKLAMYAVGRDGSRVQLATWMAREGESASPTGSTSMPMEKISAVQVVKVETGDVLLQRSL; from the coding sequence ATGAACGATCCGTACGAAACCTGGGACGCCGCCTACGTGCTGGGGTCGCTGTCCAGCACCGAGCGCCGCGAGTACGAAGCGCACCTCAGCGGATGCGTGCCCTGCCGGACATCGGTCGGTGAGCTCAGTGGGATGCCCGCGCTGCTGGCCATGCTCAGCCCCGACGAGGTGACCGCCATCGACACCGGCGGGATCGAACCCCCGCCGCTGCGTCCACAACTGCTGGACGGGGTGTTGTTCGAGGTACGCCGGCGCCGGCGCCGGGGACGCTGGGTCACCTGGTCGGTGGCCGCCGCGGCCGCCGCGGTGCTGGCGGTCGGAATCCTCGTCGCGATCAAGCCCGCGCCATTCGGTACGCCGACGCCCGCGCCGCAGGTGTCGGCTGCGACGGTCAGCATGACGCCGGTGATGCCGTCGTCGTTCGAGGCGACGCTGCAGGTGACTCCGATGGGGTGGGGCACTCACATCGAGATGACATGCACCTATCGCGAGGAGCTCGGCGCGGGCGCACACGAGGACGCGGACAAGCTGGCGATGTATGCCGTCGGCCGCGATGGCAGCCGAGTCCAGCTGGCGACGTGGATGGCCCGTGAAGGCGAATCGGCCTCACCCACCGGCAGCACCTCGATGCCGATGGAGAAGATCTCCGCGGTGCAGGTGGTCAAGGTGGAGACCGGCGACGTGCTGCTACAGCGCAGTCTGTAG
- a CDS encoding thiamine pyrophosphate-binding protein, producing the protein MDERQRVVDYIVDQLAATGVEHMFGVDGANIEDLYDAAHFHSSVTAVLAKHEFSAATMADGYSRSGCGLGVVMATSGGGSLNLVPGLGESLTSRVPVLALVGQPPMAMDGRGSFQDTSGRNGSLDAHALFSTVSVYCRRITSADEIITALPEAITACWRGGPAVLLLPKDIQQGLIPVRSRLSSAPELPVVGDPWPIARALRRARGPVTIIAGEQVARDDARPELERLRALLRARVATVPDAKDVSGSPGLGSSSSLGVTGVMGHSGIADAIRDSALCLIVGTRLTVTARSGLDEAMTSVPVMSLGSAAPYLACTHIRTDDLRASLGQLAMMLSGGGRPHGLSVPETVGHRELTPPPFAGDGIRYRDAVSALDAVLPDDVDIVVDAGNTGAAAIHTLPVRRSGRFVVALGMGGMGYSFGAAIGMAFGRGRRVVVVAGDGSFFMHGMEMHTAWQYRLPITFVLFNNNAHAMCVTREQLYYRDLYSYNRFRASNLGVGLAAMFPGLPSVDVVEPGQLHAALGSAVACDGPSVVSIECSADEIPPFAPFLAALRQSESPIAEESTTHVAARA; encoded by the coding sequence ATGGACGAGCGCCAACGCGTGGTCGACTACATTGTCGACCAACTCGCGGCCACCGGTGTCGAGCACATGTTCGGAGTCGACGGTGCGAACATCGAGGATCTCTACGACGCCGCCCACTTCCACTCCTCTGTCACCGCGGTGCTGGCCAAACACGAGTTCTCTGCGGCGACGATGGCTGACGGTTACAGCAGGTCCGGCTGCGGTCTCGGGGTCGTCATGGCCACCTCGGGCGGTGGCTCACTCAATCTTGTTCCGGGACTTGGTGAATCGCTGACCAGTCGGGTACCGGTGCTGGCGCTGGTCGGCCAGCCGCCGATGGCGATGGATGGGCGTGGCAGTTTCCAGGACACCAGCGGACGTAACGGTTCGCTGGATGCCCACGCACTGTTCTCGACGGTGTCGGTGTACTGCCGACGCATCACGTCGGCGGATGAGATCATCACCGCGCTGCCTGAGGCGATCACCGCATGCTGGCGTGGCGGGCCGGCGGTCTTGTTGCTGCCCAAGGACATTCAGCAGGGGTTGATTCCGGTGCGGAGTCGGCTGTCGTCGGCCCCGGAGCTGCCGGTGGTGGGTGATCCATGGCCGATCGCCCGCGCGCTGCGCCGGGCCCGCGGACCGGTGACAATCATCGCCGGCGAACAGGTGGCGCGCGATGATGCCCGCCCGGAACTGGAGCGGCTGCGTGCCCTGCTACGCGCCCGGGTCGCGACGGTTCCCGATGCCAAGGACGTCAGCGGCTCGCCCGGCCTGGGCTCGTCGTCCTCGCTGGGCGTCACCGGGGTGATGGGTCATTCCGGGATTGCCGATGCCATTCGCGACAGTGCCCTGTGCCTGATCGTGGGCACCCGCCTCACCGTGACCGCACGCAGCGGTCTGGATGAGGCGATGACGTCGGTGCCGGTGATGTCGCTCGGCTCGGCAGCGCCGTACCTGGCGTGCACCCATATCCGCACCGACGATCTGCGGGCATCGCTGGGACAACTGGCGATGATGCTGTCCGGCGGTGGTCGGCCGCACGGACTGTCGGTGCCTGAGACCGTCGGCCACCGGGAGCTGACCCCGCCCCCGTTCGCCGGGGACGGAATCCGGTATCGCGACGCGGTTTCCGCGCTCGACGCCGTGCTTCCTGACGACGTCGACATCGTCGTCGACGCGGGCAACACCGGAGCGGCGGCCATTCACACCCTGCCGGTGCGCAGATCCGGCCGATTCGTCGTCGCCCTGGGTATGGGTGGCATGGGATACAGCTTCGGGGCGGCGATCGGCATGGCGTTCGGGCGCGGCCGGCGGGTCGTGGTGGTGGCTGGCGACGGCTCGTTCTTCATGCACGGCATGGAGATGCACACCGCCTGGCAGTACCGGCTGCCGATCACCTTCGTCTTGTTCAACAACAACGCCCATGCCATGTGCGTGACGCGGGAGCAGCTGTATTACCGGGACCTGTACAGCTACAACAGGTTCCGCGCCAGCAATCTGGGTGTGGGGCTCGCGGCCATGTTCCCGGGGTTGCCCTCCGTCGACGTCGTCGAGCCCGGGCAGTTGCACGCCGCGCTCGGGTCCGCCGTGGCGTGTGATGGACCGTCTGTGGTCAGCATCGAATGCTCCGCTGACGAAATCCCGCCCTTCGCGCCGTTCCTGGCCGCGTTGCGGCAATCCGAGAGCCCGATTGCAGAGGAGAGCACCACCCATGTCGCTGCCCGCGCTTGA
- a CDS encoding SRPBCC family protein, with protein sequence MSLPALDDIVVHTGSVDPIEGVTRIETSPREQATPIIMEMMRSVYPHDEVFGPYCTVNDYVDCPPDELYGYLSDTRSLEEWTYSLRGFETTDEPGLWLAYDRLGSQTSIYTRTEANPDARTVDYHCAWDQGKHLWMIYLMRVVDAQVVLNKPGSVVLWTNCHHPFYDDNPYPETAPPERPVWVGDFWDMFGAGHALELQNLKAIAEYRHRNGLPITPDWMK encoded by the coding sequence ATGTCGCTGCCCGCGCTTGACGACATCGTCGTCCACACCGGATCCGTCGACCCCATCGAGGGAGTCACGAGAATCGAGACCTCTCCGCGAGAGCAGGCCACCCCGATCATCATGGAGATGATGCGGTCGGTGTACCCGCACGACGAGGTCTTCGGCCCATACTGCACCGTCAACGACTACGTCGACTGCCCGCCCGACGAGCTGTACGGATACCTGTCCGACACCCGCTCGCTCGAGGAGTGGACCTACAGCCTGCGCGGCTTCGAGACCACCGACGAGCCGGGACTGTGGCTCGCCTACGACAGATTGGGTTCGCAGACTTCGATTTACACCCGCACCGAGGCCAATCCGGACGCGCGCACCGTGGACTATCACTGCGCGTGGGATCAGGGCAAGCATCTGTGGATGATCTACCTGATGCGGGTGGTCGACGCACAGGTCGTGTTGAACAAGCCGGGTTCGGTTGTGCTGTGGACGAATTGCCACCACCCGTTCTATGACGACAATCCCTACCCGGAGACGGCGCCCCCGGAGCGTCCGGTGTGGGTCGGCGACTTCTGGGACATGTTCGGCGCCGGTCACGCTCTGGAGCTGCAGAACCTCAAAGCCATTGCCGAGTATCGGCATCGCAACGGCTTACCGATAACCCCCGACTGGATGAAATGA
- a CDS encoding 3-oxoacyl-ACP synthase III family protein: protein MSYPSVSLLDVSSYLPGDPIPAEYYAQFADSDELRDNLMFRAPKFRHHVAPDETATDMIERATAGLIERHGEDVITGADILITHTQMPDMPFYGGGGAIAHRLGMRPNWVLDLHNGGCAAFVLGLQVARQLLSSGAGQTALVAIAQNAAGQVFEQPTVRRKAQAAVPGDGAAVGLVAVSDESPILDVETRTYGEFAGDMTIAFDPPRKWWQPGEAEGYIGFTESKITKVLARGNRQVPEVALAVCDRIGMKSRDLDLFVTNQPNRVFLRNWREALELPAERHVDTFDECGNLFGAGIPINLDRAISDGRISAGDTVLMAAFAHAGDFAGAAAVRWGGRAA, encoded by the coding sequence ATGAGCTATCCCAGCGTCAGCCTGCTCGACGTATCGAGCTACCTGCCGGGTGATCCGATCCCGGCCGAGTATTACGCCCAGTTCGCCGACTCCGACGAACTCCGCGACAACCTGATGTTCCGGGCGCCCAAGTTCCGCCACCACGTCGCTCCCGACGAGACCGCGACCGACATGATCGAGCGGGCCACCGCCGGACTGATCGAGCGGCACGGCGAGGATGTGATCACCGGCGCCGACATCCTGATCACGCATACCCAGATGCCGGACATGCCGTTCTACGGCGGAGGCGGTGCGATCGCGCATCGGCTTGGTATGAGACCGAATTGGGTGCTGGATCTGCACAACGGCGGCTGTGCCGCGTTCGTGCTGGGACTGCAGGTGGCTCGCCAGCTGTTGTCCTCCGGCGCGGGGCAGACCGCACTGGTGGCGATCGCGCAGAACGCCGCGGGCCAGGTCTTCGAGCAGCCGACCGTACGCCGCAAGGCCCAGGCCGCGGTGCCCGGTGACGGTGCCGCCGTCGGCCTGGTCGCGGTGTCCGACGAGTCACCGATCCTCGACGTCGAAACCCGCACATACGGTGAATTCGCCGGGGATATGACGATCGCCTTCGACCCACCCCGCAAGTGGTGGCAGCCCGGAGAAGCCGAGGGGTACATCGGGTTCACCGAATCCAAAATCACCAAAGTGCTGGCCCGCGGCAACCGTCAGGTGCCCGAGGTGGCGCTGGCGGTCTGCGATCGGATCGGCATGAAATCGCGCGATCTCGATCTGTTCGTCACCAACCAGCCCAACCGGGTGTTCCTGCGCAACTGGCGTGAAGCGTTGGAGCTGCCCGCCGAGCGGCACGTCGACACCTTTGATGAGTGCGGCAACCTGTTCGGCGCGGGTATTCCGATCAACCTCGACCGGGCGATCAGCGACGGCCGGATCTCGGCCGGCGACACCGTGTTGATGGCAGCGTTCGCCCACGCCGGTGACTTCGCCGGCGCGGCCGCGGTCCGCTGGGGCGGTCGGGCCGCCTGA
- a CDS encoding pyridoxal phosphate-dependent aminotransferase, which translates to MTTMIRVAEDTVAALPDAVDPLALSLNENPFSPLPAVRSALISAIDSANRYPEFLPERLRRLIATRIGLAEEQVVLGPGATGVAMQLLHAVTEPDDRIAMATPTFDGYPIMAGMARLQPVMVPLDQHGCHQLDALADAAANAKVVVLCRPHNPTGTIESTFEVNRFLAAVPSDTIVVLDEAYIEFVAPGFRLDARMLIRKYPNVLVLRTFSKAYGLAGLRIGYGFGSADLTSRLWRMQLPFGMDSTSLVAVAASYDAERQLQRRIRVIAAERRYLRMRLRAMGVYVTEGHANFVYLPPAQRPWREVFDPAGLRVRHYADGGVRITVGDRWSTRAVLGAVAERR; encoded by the coding sequence ATGACAACCATGATCAGGGTCGCCGAGGACACGGTTGCCGCCCTGCCCGACGCTGTTGACCCACTGGCGTTGTCGCTCAACGAGAATCCGTTCTCGCCGCTGCCTGCGGTGCGCTCGGCGCTGATCAGCGCAATCGATTCGGCGAACAGGTATCCGGAGTTCCTGCCGGAGCGCCTCCGACGGCTCATCGCCACCCGGATCGGGTTGGCCGAGGAACAGGTCGTGTTGGGTCCGGGTGCCACCGGCGTCGCCATGCAGCTGTTGCACGCCGTGACCGAACCGGACGATCGGATCGCCATGGCCACACCGACCTTCGACGGCTATCCGATCATGGCCGGCATGGCCCGGCTGCAGCCGGTGATGGTGCCGCTCGATCAGCACGGCTGTCACCAATTGGATGCGCTGGCCGATGCGGCGGCCAACGCCAAGGTGGTGGTGTTGTGCCGGCCGCACAATCCGACCGGAACGATCGAGTCGACGTTCGAGGTAAATCGCTTTCTCGCCGCGGTACCGAGCGACACCATCGTGGTGCTCGACGAGGCCTACATCGAGTTCGTCGCACCCGGATTCCGGCTCGACGCACGGATGCTGATCCGCAAGTACCCGAATGTGCTGGTGCTGCGGACGTTCTCCAAGGCGTACGGTCTGGCCGGGCTGCGGATCGGCTACGGTTTCGGCTCCGCCGATCTGACGAGCCGGCTGTGGCGGATGCAGCTGCCGTTCGGCATGGACAGCACCAGCCTGGTCGCCGTCGCGGCGTCCTACGACGCGGAACGCCAATTGCAGCGCCGAATTCGGGTGATCGCCGCCGAGCGACGCTACCTGCGGATGCGACTGCGCGCGATGGGCGTATACGTCACCGAAGGGCATGCCAACTTCGTGTACCTGCCGCCGGCCCAGCGCCCGTGGCGAGAGGTCTTCGACCCTGCCGGTCTGCGGGTCCGTCACTACGCCGACGGCGGCGTCCGAATCACGGTGGGGGACCGGTGGTCGACGCGAGCGGTGCTCGGGGCGGTGGCCGAACGACGGTAG